Genomic segment of Nostoc sp. TCL240-02:
TATTTTTTTGCTGTTTCATAGAATTTTGGTGATGTCCCAAAATTATTATTCCCAGCATTTGCTTAGGTTATGCGATGTCTACGACGGGTGGTTCCTGAGCGCAGTCGAAGGGCTACGCCTACGCATCAGGGTCAATACCTAGCTCATGTAACTTAGCTGCTAATATATCAGCACGTTGGCGTTCCTGTTCAGCGCGTTGTCGTTCCTGTTCAGCGCGTTGGCGTTCTTGTTCAGCACGTTGGCGTTCCTGTTCAGCGCGTTGGCGTTCTTGTTCAGCACGTTGGCGTTCCTGTTGGGCTTGTTCGCTGCTCCACAACAGCATATTTCCTTCTGTATCCCACCAGCGCAGCCAATTCATGGTTTGGCATAATCTTTCACCTTGCCAAATTCCGAGAAATAACTCTAACTCAGGAATCCAGTAGCGTCCATTAGCGTCTGCTTGCTGCAAAGTATATTGTCCATTTTGCAAGCAGCGTAGTTCTATGCTTGGTTCGTAGGGATCGTAGGTTACGTATGTTGGAACTTGGAGAATCTTTTCGTAATAATAGAGTTTACCGTAGGGTGGAGTTGAACGGACTGATAGTTCTCCACCTTCTGTATCTGAGAGAAATTCCATCACTACGGCCACAGCAGCACCTTCTAAATTCGGGGTGTAGCTGCGACGAACTACATTTGTTCCTACAGACTGGACTTGAGGGACATAAAACCAGTCTGGAGCTTTGACAACAATTTTTTTGTTGACTGTGGCTACAAGTCCAAAATTAGAGCCAATCAGCATTTGAGGTTGGATGCGTCCTGTGCTTCCCAAAGCATCGGTAAGCGCAGCAGCGATCGCAGGTTGTTGAATATTTTCCACTGGATCGTCAGGTAAAATGAAGTCGGCTGGAAGTGCTTCCCAAGTAACAATTGGTTCTTTTTGGATGGGGTTAACTTGTA
This window contains:
- a CDS encoding Uma2 family endonuclease, with translation MVLQVNPIQKEPIVTWEALPADFILPDDPVENIQQPAIAAALTDALGSTGRIQPQMLIGSNFGLVATVNKKIVVKAPDWFYVPQVQSVGTNVVRRSYTPNLEGAAVAVVMEFLSDTEGGELSVRSTPPYGKLYYYEKILQVPTYVTYDPYEPSIELRCLQNGQYTLQQADANGRYWIPELELFLGIWQGERLCQTMNWLRWWDTEGNMLLWSSEQAQQERQRAEQERQRAEQERQRAEQERQRAEQERQRAEQERQRADILAAKLHELGIDPDA